The following are from one region of the Magallana gigas chromosome 4, xbMagGiga1.1, whole genome shotgun sequence genome:
- the LOC105340581 gene encoding uncharacterized protein yields MMQTTLELIFNSSFTLHIPAWIVFIAMIFACCLLYWDKNLSKLRMKGKPKAFNVTHYSFEVSWNKPTFAFPSSYMVYVRKATDPEDWESFTTPGGERSIRITDLTLNTRYIVRVRACAGTETGPIGDESGVITTKNLAFKIKQESTLLHVHTEVPNALPMYAVQYEIDEDDDKKIRKIIIGEALVNGCIQNGKSILLFSMPHSGKTTLLQGMMNFIFGVSSADDFRLCFSPELMVKSDRYRDWVTVYEFHEYEGGRLDYPFTIIDIPRFHGSKKEYFLRIHDQITSYQSTTNCICYVAQNNTFSLSDDQIEYIQFIKHIFQTDIDTDLGCCFCTFADLGPTHVKEVLDINNITSDESYMVNWSCLFNSIDHASKFFWVTNFHGLDKFFKRVKISDRKWLLDKIKNDQPGPGEKNDELILQIVDLQPEVNEYLAKLGEMKTYYDTFVAHENDIKSTGDFSFTIEEVKQTKEPLHPGKHVTICIICYLTCHEECNLPDDAGKKNCQAMDSKGYCKECEERCVWHHHKNMTFIYRYISVEVTKSFKDMKESYEQDHGKALDFEEYLEFLNKDIETLLERLHENVKKINDCTNELHGIKKRQFGDSFDDTIDHMIKSEKKKKDKGYERRIEMFLELKKYTQMKMIKIKKGN; encoded by the exons ATGATGCAGACTACGTTGGAACTAATATTCAATTCGAGTTTTACGTTACATATCCCCGCATGGATTGTATTCATAGCAATGATATTTGCTTGTTGTCTTCTGTATTGGGACAAAAACTTATCCAAACTTCGG ATGAAGGGAAAACCAAAAGCATTTAATGTCACTCATTACTCCTTTGAAGTTAGCTGGAACAAACCAACGTTTGCGTTTCCCAGTAGCTATATGGTTTATGTACGAAAGGCGACAGATCCCGAAGATTGGGAGTCTTTTACGACCCCTGGTGGAGAGCGCTCCATTAGAATAACCGATCTTACCCTCAATACCAGATATATTGTCAGGGTCCGCGCATGTGCGGGTACAGAAACTGGGCCTATTGGAGATGAAAGTGGTGTCATAACTACGAAGAATTTAGCCTTCAAAATAAAACAGGAATCCACTTTGCTTCATGTTCACACAGAAGTACCGAATGCTTTACCCATGTATGCTGTCCAATATGAAATAGACGAAGATGATGACAAAAAGATTCGTAAGATAATAATAG GGGAAGCGCTGGTAAATGGTTGCATCCAAAATGGTAAAAGTATATTGTTATTCAGCATGCCCCATTCAGGGAAGACCACTCTTTTGCAAGGAatgatgaattttatatttGGCGTGTCATCAGCTGATGACTTTCGGTTGTGTTTTTCTCCGGAGTTAATGGTCAAG AGTGACCGGTATCGAGACTGGGTTACAGTATATGAGTTCCATGAGTACGAAGGAGGACGGTTGGATTATCCTTTTACAATCATCGATATTCCAAGATTTCATGGGTCAAAAAAGGAATACTTTCTAAGAATACATGATCAAATCACTTCTTATCAATCAACAACTAACTGTATCTGCTATGTCGCACAAAATAATACTTTTAGTTTGTCTGATgatcaaattgaatatatcCAGTTCATCAAGCATATTTTTCAAACCGATATAGATACAGACTTAGGCTGTTGTTTTTGTACATTTGCTGATTTAGGGCCAACTCACGTAAAAGAAGTCCTTGATATAAATAACATTACGTCGGATGAATCATATATGGTAAACTGGTCATGCTTATTCAATAGTATTGACCATGCATCGAAGTTTTTCTGGGTAACCAATTTTCATGGTCTTGACAAGTTTTTCAAACGTGTAAAAATATCAGACCGGAAATGGTTGTTGGATAAAATAAAGAACGATCAGCCGGGTCCAGGTGAAAAAAACGACGAACTGATTTTGCAGATTGTAGATTTACAACCCGAAGTGAACGAATATCTCGCAAAACTTGGAGAAATGAAGACTTACTATGACACATTCGTCGCTCACGAAAATGATATCAAGTCGACTGGAGATTTTTCATTCACTATCGAAgaagtaaaacaaacaaaagaaccACTTCATCCAGGAAAGCACGTTACCATCTGCATTATTTGCTATTTAACTTGCCATGAGGAGTGTAATCTTCCTGACGATGCCGGAAAAAAGAATTGCCAAGCTATGGATAGCAAAGGGTACTGCAAAGAGTGCGAGGAGCGTTGCGTATGGCATCATCATAAAAACATGACATTTATTTATCGTTACATTAGCGTTGAAGTAACAAAGTCCTTTAAGGATATGAAGGAAAGTTACGAACAAGACCACGGTAAGGCATTGGATTTTGAAGAGTAtcttgaatttttaaacaaagacaTTGAGACTCTTCTTGAGCGGCTTCATGAaaacgtaaaaaaaatcaacgatTGTACAAACGAGCTGCACGGTATCAAGAAACGCCAGTTTGGAGATTCGTTTGATGATACGATCGATCACATGATCAAGTCagagaagaaaaagaaagacaaaGGCTACGAACGAAGAATCGAAATGTTCTTAGAGCTGAAAAAATACACccaaatgaaaatgataaaaatcaaaaaagggAACTGA